A stretch of Lactuca sativa cultivar Salinas chromosome 6, Lsat_Salinas_v11, whole genome shotgun sequence DNA encodes these proteins:
- the LOC111916532 gene encoding uncharacterized protein LOC111916532 → MDQGSSSSGSGMYLEDIVKSLATCTQTFQNETKANINTLEQQMTQLAASVSKLEPQGKLPVQTEKNTKHSACAITLRNGKEYEGPKMIEEEEEMELEKEEEKSKAPSKQVPIEVKVTPPPFPTRLSKSKREREDNKIMEMFRKVEVNIPLIDAIKQVPRYAKFLKELCTSKKILKVNETVKVGENVSAVLQKRLPQKYKDPGVFMKTGVIIQLAGRSLVHPKGVIEDVLLQLNELVFPADFYVLDMDDDDSPNLSSILLGRPFLKTARTKIDVYHGTLSLEFDGGVINFNIYDAMRYPSDISSLNFVDVIKPLTEDCFDLSNLDVLALILDRNLQKDEVEKLSNQFKIDEEILEVVSCMDQKKKMRFNVPKLKLPMPNEKLVPSIVQAPELELKTLPEHLKYAYLREKETLSVIISTKLSTKVEEELVTTLKEYKEAIGWTIADIKGLSPSLCMHKILMEEDYKPSREAQRCLNPPLVEVVKKVILKLLNVGMIYPILNSKWADAFWTLLCSRHFSKVHVYGNSFHEYLSNLKKILQRCIETNLVLNYEKCHFMVDKGLILGHVVSSKGLEVEKPKIDVIKSLPYPTCVHQLKELLISAPILQSPDWSLPFEIMCDASNHAVGVLLGQRKVPVPNVIYYVSKTPYSDQANYSTTEKELLSIVFALDKFRQYLIGSKVLVYSDHATIRYLLAKKDLKPRLI, encoded by the exons ATGGATCAAGGAAGTAGTTCAAGCGGATCGGGAATGTATTTGGAAGACATTGTAAAGAGTTTAGCTACATGTACTCAAACATTTCAAAATGAGACCAAGGCGAATATAAATACTTTGGAGCAACAAATGACTCAACTCGCCGCTTCTGTGAGTAAATTGGAGCCACAAGGTAAACTACCGGTACAAACCGAAAAGAATACAAAGCATAGTGCATGTGCCATCACTTTGAGAAATGGAAAAGAATATGAAGGTCCAAAgatgattgaagaagaagaagagatggaattagaaaaagaagaagagaagtCAAAAGCACCTTCAAAGCAAGTTCCCATTGAAGTAAAAGTCACTCCTCCTCCATTTCCCACAAGGTTAAGCAAGTCAAAGCGTGAAAGGGAAGACAATAAAATCATGGAGATGTTCAGAAAGGTTGAGGTAAATATTCCTCTTATTGATGCCATCAAACAAGTCCCTAGGTATGctaaattccttaaggaattatGCACATCCAAGAAAATATTGAAAGTGAATGAAACTGTCAAAGTAGGTGAAAATGTGTCTGCAGTGTTACAAAAAAGATTACCTCAAAAATATAAGGATCCAGGTGTTTTCATG AAGACCGGGGTAATAATTCAATTGGCTGGTAGATCTTtagtacacccaaaaggtgtgATAGAAGATGTGTTACTCCAACTGAATGAGTTAGTGTTTCCAGCAGATTTTTATGTCCTTGATATGGATGATGATGACTCACCGAATTTGAGTTCAATTCTTCTAGGAAGACCCTTTTTGAAAACAGCCAGgacaaaaattgatgtttatcATGGTACATTGTCCCTAGAATTTGATGGGGGAGTGATAAATTTTAACATCTATGATGCTATGAGATATCCAAGTGATATTTCATCCTTGAATTTTGTGGATGTTATTAAACCATTAACTGAAGACTGTTTTGATTTGTCTAATCTCGATGTGTTAGCTCTTATTTTAGATAGGAATCTTCAAAAGGACGAAGTGGAAAAACTTTCCAACCAATTCAAAATTgatgaagagattttggaagttgTATCTTGCATGGACCAAAAGAAGAAAATGAGGTTTAATGTTCCAAAGCTGAAATTACCAATGCCTAATGAGAAACTTGTTCCATCTATTGTGCAGGCACCTGAATTGGAACTCAAGACTTTACCCGAGCATCTCAAATATGCGTATCTTAGAGAGAAAGAGACTTTATCAGTGATCATCTCCACAAAGTTATCAACCAAAGTAGAAGAAGAGCTTGTCACCACCTTGAAGGAGTATAAGGAAGCTATTGGGTGGACTATAGCCGACATCAAAGGGCTAAGTCCTTCGCTTTGCATGCACAAGATCCTTATGGAAGAAGATTACAAGCCTTCCAGAGAAGCTCAAAGATGTTTGAACCCTCCATTGGTGGAGGTCGTGAAAAAAGTgattttgaagttgttgaatgtGGGGATGATTTATCCCATATTGAATAGCAAGTGG GCGGATGCCTTTTGGACTTTGCTATGCTCCCGCCACTTTTCAAAGGTACATG TTtatggtaattcttttcatgagtATTTGAGCAATTTGAAAAAGATTTTGCAAAGATGTATTGAGACCAACCTTGTTTTAAATTATGAAAAGTGTCATTTTATGGTTGATAAAGGTCTCATACTTGGTCATGTTGTGTCTTCTAAGGGGTTAGAGGTAGAAAAACCAAAAATTGATGTCATCAAGTCTTTACCTTATCCCACTTGTGTTCATCAG TTGAAGGAGTTGTTGATCTCAGCACCAATACTTCAATCGCCGGATTGGAGTTTACCTTTTGAAATCATGTGTGATGCTAGTAATCATGCAGTTGGTGTACTGTTGGGGCAAAGAAAAGTCCCAGTTCCTAATGTCATTTACTATGTCTCAAAAACACCTTATAGTGACCAAGCCAATTACTCAACAACTGAAAAAGAATTACTATCTATTGTCTTTGCTTTAGATAAATTTCGTCAATATTTGATAGGTTCTAAAGTCCTTGTTTATTCTGATCATGCGACTATTAGGTATCTACTTGCAAAGAAGGATTTGAAGCCTAGACTCATTTAA